From a single Bacillus gobiensis genomic region:
- the parC gene encoding DNA topoisomerase IV subunit A — MSQVEKIHDLPLEEVIGDRFGRYSKYIIQDRALPDARDGLKPVQRRILYAMHQDGNTHDKSFRKAAKTVGNVIGNYHPHGDGSVYEAMVRMSQTWKVRNILVEMHGNNGSIDGDPSAAMRYTEARLSPIAAELLRDIEKQTVEFVPNFDDTSNEPLVLPAMFPNLLVNGSTGISSGYATDIPPHNLGEVIDAVIMRIRKPNCTVDDLMGAVKGPDFPTGGIIQGIDGIKKAYETGKGKVIVRSKTEIETVRGGKQQIVISEIPYEVNKANLVKKMDEYRLDRKVEGISEIRDETDRTGLRIVIELKKEANAQGVLNFLFKNSDLQISYNFNMVAIHKRRPMLMSLPSILDAYIEHQKEVITNRSKYELSKAKERQHIVEGLIKALSILDQVIATIRASNDKRDAKNNLIEAFAFTEPQAEAIVSLQLYRLTNTDITALEAEASELEKKIIELEAILSDESKLFKVITTNLKQLRKTYADDRRSVIEEKIEEIKINLEVVVASEDVYVTVTKDGYIKRTSQRSYAASNGQDFGMKETDRLLHQFEVNTTDTVLLFTNKGSFIYCRVHELPDIRWKDLGQHFTNLIPIDGNESIVKAIPIKEFKTDEYLVFITKNGMAKKTELAQYKAQRYSKPLVAINLKGDDEVVDVHVANGEKNLFIATYLGYGLWFSEEEISVVGARAAGVKGINLKEDDLVVSAQLADEGALLALVTQRGAFKRMSISEFEKTSRAKRGVQMLRELKKNPHRVKTVIVCDSDSQIGIESEKGIRETVDVKNYRNSDRYSNGSFIIDEDDAGKVTDVWLELQTE, encoded by the coding sequence ATGTCACAAGTAGAAAAAATCCATGACCTGCCTCTTGAAGAGGTCATTGGCGACCGGTTTGGCCGGTACAGCAAATACATTATCCAGGATCGTGCATTGCCGGATGCAAGAGACGGGCTAAAACCCGTTCAACGCAGAATCTTATATGCGATGCACCAGGATGGAAATACTCACGACAAGAGCTTCCGCAAAGCCGCAAAAACGGTAGGGAATGTGATCGGTAATTATCATCCGCACGGTGATGGATCCGTTTATGAAGCAATGGTTCGAATGAGCCAAACGTGGAAAGTGCGAAACATTCTTGTGGAAATGCACGGAAACAACGGAAGCATTGACGGAGACCCTTCTGCTGCGATGCGTTATACAGAGGCAAGGCTATCTCCAATCGCGGCAGAGCTTCTAAGAGATATTGAAAAACAGACGGTTGAATTTGTTCCTAATTTTGATGACACGAGCAATGAACCATTAGTTCTTCCCGCGATGTTTCCCAATCTTTTGGTCAACGGTTCAACCGGCATTTCCTCCGGATACGCTACGGACATTCCTCCCCATAATTTAGGTGAGGTCATTGATGCCGTCATCATGCGTATACGGAAACCGAATTGCACGGTTGATGATCTTATGGGAGCCGTTAAAGGTCCGGACTTTCCAACAGGCGGGATTATCCAAGGTATTGATGGAATCAAAAAAGCCTATGAAACAGGGAAAGGAAAAGTGATTGTCCGGTCGAAAACGGAAATAGAAACGGTAAGAGGCGGGAAACAGCAAATCGTCATTTCTGAAATTCCTTATGAGGTGAATAAAGCTAATCTCGTCAAGAAAATGGACGAATACCGGCTGGATAGAAAGGTCGAAGGAATTTCCGAAATTCGCGACGAGACAGATAGAACAGGTCTTCGCATCGTCATTGAACTGAAAAAAGAAGCTAATGCACAAGGTGTGTTGAACTTTTTATTTAAAAATTCCGACCTTCAAATTTCGTACAATTTCAATATGGTGGCGATTCATAAAAGAAGGCCAATGCTAATGAGCCTTCCATCCATTTTGGATGCGTATATCGAGCACCAAAAAGAAGTCATCACTAATCGTTCGAAGTATGAGCTGTCAAAGGCTAAGGAAAGACAGCATATTGTGGAAGGGCTGATAAAAGCACTCTCCATTCTCGATCAAGTAATTGCAACCATCCGTGCTTCAAACGATAAACGAGACGCGAAGAACAATTTGATCGAAGCCTTTGCTTTTACAGAGCCTCAGGCTGAAGCGATCGTATCCTTGCAGCTTTATCGATTGACCAATACCGATATTACTGCGTTAGAGGCTGAAGCAAGCGAATTAGAAAAGAAGATCATTGAGCTTGAAGCAATCCTTTCAGATGAAAGTAAGCTTTTTAAAGTAATCACAACAAATTTAAAACAGCTGAGAAAAACATATGCTGATGATCGCCGTTCTGTGATTGAAGAAAAAATTGAGGAAATCAAAATCAATCTCGAGGTAGTTGTCGCCTCAGAAGATGTCTATGTGACGGTGACAAAGGACGGATATATCAAACGGACAAGCCAGCGGTCCTATGCGGCCTCAAACGGACAGGATTTCGGCATGAAGGAAACAGACCGGCTACTGCATCAATTTGAGGTCAATACGACAGACACCGTCTTGTTATTCACGAATAAAGGAAGCTTCATTTATTGCCGGGTGCATGAACTGCCTGATATCCGCTGGAAGGATCTCGGACAGCACTTTACAAATCTGATTCCGATTGATGGAAATGAGTCTATTGTTAAGGCGATTCCGATCAAGGAATTCAAAACGGATGAATATCTTGTATTTATTACGAAAAACGGGATGGCAAAGAAAACGGAACTTGCCCAATATAAAGCCCAGCGCTATTCAAAGCCTCTCGTTGCGATAAATCTTAAAGGTGACGATGAGGTCGTCGATGTGCATGTCGCAAATGGTGAAAAAAACCTGTTCATCGCTACATATTTAGGTTACGGACTCTGGTTTTCTGAAGAAGAAATCAGTGTGGTTGGCGCAAGAGCTGCAGGAGTCAAAGGTATCAATTTAAAAGAGGATGATTTAGTCGTATCCGCACAGCTTGCAGATGAAGGTGCGCTGCTCGCTCTCGTTACCCAAAGAGGGGCATTTAAACGAATGAGCATATCCGAATTCGAAAAAACGTCGAGGGCAAAGCGGGGAGTTCAGATGCTGAGAGAGCTGAAGAAAAATCCTCACCGGGTAAAAACTGTCATCGTTTGTGATTCAGACAGCCAAATTGGAATCGAATCCGAAAAAGGCATACGAGAGACAGTGGACGTAAAGAATTACAGAAACAGTGACAGATACAGCAATGGCTCATTTATTATAGATGAGGATGACGCTGGAAAAGTAACGGATGTCTGGCTCGAACTACAGACAGAATAA
- a CDS encoding ABC transporter ATP-binding protein, with the protein MFHLQNVQYKTILSLDDINIAANRVTSIVGQSGAGKSTFLKLLNRMIEPDQGEIWMKDKPLSKIDPVNLRRRVVMLGQEPVIFDGDLRENINIGRHFSEKETLPDEKLQRLLRIVHLHKNLDDDPMQFSGGEKQRVAIGRILSMEADVYLLDEPTSALDEETELDVLRSFIHEMKEQNKTVVMVTHSVEAAKEVSDHIITLSRMGESK; encoded by the coding sequence ATGTTTCATTTACAGAATGTACAGTACAAAACGATTCTATCATTGGATGACATAAATATTGCTGCAAATCGTGTGACCTCGATTGTGGGGCAAAGCGGAGCCGGTAAATCCACCTTCTTAAAGCTATTAAATCGAATGATTGAGCCGGATCAGGGAGAGATATGGATGAAAGACAAGCCATTATCTAAAATTGATCCGGTCAATCTTAGAAGAAGGGTGGTTATGCTTGGTCAGGAACCGGTCATCTTTGATGGAGATCTCAGGGAGAATATAAATATAGGAAGACACTTTTCTGAAAAAGAGACTTTGCCTGATGAAAAGCTGCAGAGACTTTTGCGAATTGTCCATTTACATAAAAACCTTGACGATGATCCTATGCAGTTTTCAGGAGGAGAAAAACAGCGGGTTGCAATTGGACGGATACTATCGATGGAGGCGGATGTTTATTTGTTGGATGAACCAACGTCAGCTTTGGATGAAGAAACAGAGCTGGATGTATTACGAAGCTTCATTCATGAAATGAAAGAGCAGAATAAGACGGTCGTGATGGTTACCCATTCGGTGGAGGCAGCGAAAGAGGTATCAGACCATATCATCACGTTATCAAGGATGGGTGAATCAAAATGA
- a CDS encoding ABC transporter permease, with protein sequence MTNGVIEIELWRLAAAYLFVVFLVAVVKWRGVKREKLIILATLRMTIQLSLVGYVLAYIFERPNPFVTVIVILCMLAFAVYTIFQQVDPINKQLKKVIILSMFTGPLVALFYFQFVVIHLEPWYDPRYFITIGGMVIGGAMTGITLAIKRLMEGMKSERRYVEAALMLGATPEKSMKTIVNSAFDSAILPTINSMLGMGIIFLPGMMTGQILSGTSPLLSIQYQIAILLGILGGVSISTFLFLQLAKKAFFNEHKQLL encoded by the coding sequence ATGACAAATGGTGTGATAGAAATCGAATTGTGGAGATTGGCGGCTGCTTATTTATTTGTTGTATTTTTAGTGGCAGTCGTGAAATGGAGAGGGGTAAAAAGGGAAAAACTCATTATTCTTGCAACTCTCCGGATGACCATTCAGCTTTCACTAGTCGGTTATGTACTTGCTTATATATTTGAAAGGCCGAATCCATTTGTTACGGTAATAGTCATTTTGTGCATGCTTGCTTTTGCCGTTTATACAATCTTTCAGCAAGTAGACCCTATAAACAAGCAATTAAAGAAAGTTATTATTCTTTCTATGTTTACAGGACCTTTAGTTGCTCTCTTCTATTTTCAATTTGTCGTTATTCATTTAGAGCCTTGGTACGATCCGCGCTACTTTATAACGATTGGCGGAATGGTCATCGGCGGTGCAATGACAGGAATAACGCTTGCAATCAAAAGACTAATGGAAGGGATGAAAAGCGAACGCAGATATGTGGAAGCAGCATTAATGCTGGGTGCGACTCCGGAAAAATCAATGAAAACCATTGTTAACTCTGCGTTTGACTCCGCGATCCTTCCAACCATTAATAGTATGCTTGGGATGGGAATCATCTTTCTGCCAGGGATGATGACAGGGCAAATTCTCTCTGGAACCAGTCCGTTATTGTCGATCCAATATCAAATCGCTATCCTTTTAGGAATCTTGGGCGGAGTTTCCATCTCTACTTTTCTCTTTTTACAGCTTGCCAAAAAAGCATTTTTCAATGAACATAAGCAACTCTTGTAA
- a CDS encoding DUF2164 domain-containing protein, with amino-acid sequence MGDIMHLSLKKEEKDQIISDIQQFFYEERDEEIGELAAEQAFAFIKEKLGPYFYNLGVSDCRKVLEDKAQAMEDELFALEKRIHNS; translated from the coding sequence ATGGGTGATATCATGCATCTTTCATTGAAGAAAGAAGAGAAGGATCAGATTATCAGTGATATTCAGCAATTTTTCTATGAAGAAAGGGACGAAGAAATCGGCGAACTTGCTGCCGAACAAGCCTTTGCCTTTATAAAAGAAAAGCTTGGCCCGTATTTTTATAATCTAGGGGTATCAGACTGCCGAAAAGTGCTGGAAGATAAGGCACAAGCCATGGAAGATGAGCTGTTTGCTTTGGAAAAAAGAATACATAATTCATAA
- a CDS encoding putative holin-like toxin, translating to MVSFYETLVLMIMFSSLIVSVIAVIISMNKKK from the coding sequence ATGGTATCCTTTTACGAAACCTTAGTCTTGATGATCATGTTTTCAAGTCTAATCGTATCTGTGATAGCCGTGATTATTTCTATGAATAAAAAGAAATAA
- a CDS encoding serine hydrolase domain-containing protein yields the protein MELTKRIEEIVSNYNDRLPFSGAIFIQNEKKIFEKGFGYANRSEHLPITTRTRFGMASGCKIFTSVAICQLVEKEIITFDTCIKDCLDISFQHFHPSITIHHLLTHTSGIPDYFDEEVMSDFEELWKAVPMYSIQSPNDFLPMFQDQQMKFQPGSKFSYSNAGFILLGLIVEKMTGITFQEYVKENIFQVCEMTDSGFFRMDQLPERTALGYIDHEDGTWRTNIYSVPIIGGPDGGAFTTVLDLAKFWNGLFDRKLLGKEYVDKLLSPYVKNEGLCYGYGVWMAVENDEVLKYFIFGYDPGVRVHSSVNKKTKIQSHILSNIEQSVIPIVTGIDQLFSEKSRTL from the coding sequence ATGGAACTTACAAAACGAATAGAAGAGATAGTATCGAATTACAATGACAGATTGCCATTTTCCGGTGCTATCTTCATTCAAAATGAAAAAAAAATCTTTGAAAAAGGATTCGGCTATGCCAATCGCAGTGAACATCTTCCTATTACGACACGTACCAGATTTGGCATGGCTTCGGGATGTAAAATCTTCACCTCTGTAGCAATATGTCAGCTAGTAGAAAAGGAAATAATAACGTTTGATACCTGTATCAAGGATTGTCTCGATATCTCATTTCAACATTTTCATCCTTCGATTACCATTCATCATTTATTAACCCACACCTCAGGCATACCAGATTATTTCGATGAAGAAGTAATGAGTGATTTTGAAGAGTTGTGGAAAGCGGTCCCAATGTACTCGATTCAATCGCCTAATGATTTCTTACCCATGTTCCAGGATCAGCAGATGAAGTTTCAACCGGGTAGTAAGTTTTCTTATAGTAATGCAGGATTTATTCTACTAGGATTAATTGTAGAAAAAATGACAGGCATAACGTTTCAAGAGTATGTGAAGGAAAATATTTTTCAAGTTTGTGAGATGACAGACTCCGGCTTTTTCCGGATGGATCAACTCCCTGAACGGACGGCGCTGGGCTACATAGATCATGAAGATGGGACTTGGAGAACGAATATCTATTCCGTTCCTATTATAGGAGGCCCAGATGGCGGTGCTTTCACAACTGTTTTAGATTTAGCAAAGTTTTGGAATGGATTATTTGATAGAAAACTTCTTGGGAAAGAGTATGTAGATAAATTACTGTCTCCTTATGTGAAGAACGAGGGTTTATGTTATGGATATGGAGTTTGGATGGCAGTGGAAAATGATGAGGTATTGAAATATTTCATATTTGGATACGATCCGGGGGTGAGAGTTCATTCATCTGTCAATAAAAAAACAAAGATTCAATCCCATATCTTATCAAATATTGAACAGAGCGTAATCCCAATTGTAACTGGGATTGATCAACTTTTTTCTGAAAAAAGCAGGACTCTTTAA
- a CDS encoding fatty acid desaturase family protein, which translates to MINKADELKQNHPQELEKHRFSREIVLKIRELQQRNNWYNFFAIGLDWLIISVAIGINFFIPSIWIYLISIVIIGSRMRGLDIMMHESSHRMLFKNRKLNKWIACFFAAYPIMISYKAYCKGHMTHHKYLWSEADPDKQRYRIVGLDNPTKSRVQFFLLHFLKPLFLVHVPNYLVGMIKVTAYAKDEPRFDQIIRTLYWGAIIISSIIFGFWQELLLFWVVPFLTTFQVLKYWAEMAEHAGLETDQEIFASRNSFGNWFERTLLHPHRNSYHLVHHLFPAVPHYNIKKAHLILMEDSEYQKAHHCTGFFKSFAPGFSSVVDDIQGRIPFWNKQKSRS; encoded by the coding sequence ATGATCAATAAAGCTGACGAATTGAAACAAAATCACCCGCAGGAATTAGAGAAACATCGTTTTTCGAGAGAAATTGTGTTGAAAATTCGAGAATTACAGCAACGTAACAACTGGTATAATTTTTTTGCGATCGGGCTGGACTGGCTTATTATCTCCGTAGCCATCGGGATCAATTTTTTTATACCTTCGATTTGGATCTATCTCATAAGCATCGTAATTATTGGGAGCCGTATGCGCGGCTTGGATATCATGATGCATGAGTCAAGTCATCGTATGCTTTTTAAAAACCGTAAATTAAATAAGTGGATTGCGTGTTTCTTTGCAGCTTATCCGATTATGATTTCTTATAAAGCCTACTGCAAGGGTCACATGACACACCACAAGTATTTATGGAGTGAGGCAGACCCTGATAAGCAAAGATATCGGATTGTTGGTTTGGATAATCCAACGAAAAGCAGGGTGCAATTTTTTCTTCTTCATTTCTTAAAGCCATTGTTCTTGGTGCATGTACCCAATTATTTAGTCGGAATGATCAAAGTGACCGCTTATGCAAAAGACGAACCTCGTTTTGATCAAATCATCCGCACGTTATATTGGGGAGCTATCATTATCAGTTCCATCATTTTTGGATTTTGGCAGGAGCTGCTTTTATTCTGGGTTGTTCCATTTTTAACAACCTTCCAGGTGCTGAAGTATTGGGCTGAAATGGCAGAACATGCTGGACTGGAGACAGATCAAGAGATATTTGCTTCAAGAAATTCTTTTGGGAATTGGTTTGAGAGGACTCTCCTCCATCCCCACCGGAATTCGTATCATTTGGTGCATCACTTGTTCCCTGCTGTTCCGCATTACAACATTAAAAAGGCGCATCTGATCTTAATGGAGGATTCAGAATATCAAAAGGCACACCATTGCACAGGATTTTTCAAGTCTTTTGCACCGGGCTTCTCATCGGTCGTTGATGATATTCAAGGCCGTATCCCGTTCTGGAACAAACAGAAGTCACGCAGTTAA